The following proteins come from a genomic window of Nicotiana tomentosiformis chromosome 12, ASM39032v3, whole genome shotgun sequence:
- the LOC138902664 gene encoding uncharacterized protein, translating into MVAFSHAMENRKLKNRMEREGSNKVRSTSNFGGSSSGGGDLIDPGSTLSYVTPYVAMEFRIELEQLQEPFSVSTLVGESIMAVWVYRDCVVTVHGRDTMADIVKLGIVDFDVIMGMDWLYSCFAKLDFRTRTVSFEFRNKPVIEWKGVFPDKLLGIPPDREIDFGIDVIPGTKPISTLPYRMAPTELKELKEQLNDLLEKGFIR; encoded by the exons atggtggcattttctcatgCCATGGAGaaccgcaaattgaagaatagaatggagcgagagggtagcaataaGGTCCGGTCCAcgagcaactttggtggttcttctagtggtggtggtg atcttattgatcctggttccactttgtcctatgtcactccttatgttgctatggaatttaggaTAGAACTGGAACAACTTCAagagccattctctgtatctactctggttggtgagtctattatggccgtgtgggtttatagggattgtgttgtcacggtgcatggtcgggacaccatggccgatatCGTTAAGTTGGGGattgttgattttgatgtaataatggggatggactggctttattcatgttttgccaagcttgattttCGAACCAGAACCGTTAGTTTTGAATTTCGAAataagccagttattgagtggaagggg GTCTTTCCTGATAAGCTCCTTGGGattccaccagacagggagattgattttgggattgatgtgattccAGGCACGAAGCCTATATCTACTctgccctacagaatggcaccgacagagttgaaggagctaaaggaacaattgaacgatttgttagagaagggtttcatccggtaG